CAAGCACCTCTAACTCGAACTTGCGAGCACCTCGAACTCGAACTCTTTTAACTGAACTCAACTTGACTCGAACTTCTATACAAGTCGGTCTATACATTTACATTTATTTAGTTAAAATGAGTCACAATGAGTGCATACCAAGTGTGACTAGAACTCGACTCGAATTTGAGAACTCGGCTCGATTCTAACTCGAACTCAAATTCATGTAAAATTAATAGATGAATTTTTTTTCcgaattttttattattatttataaactGAATTTTAGTTAAGTTTTATAATTATTTAGTTCACGAGAAACTTGGCTTGTTTAACTCAGAAGTAAACTTAACTCTACCCGTCTGTTAAACAAGTGTTTCGACTAAATAAGTATTTCAAAAATTTGAGCTTGCttaatttaaacttaaaaatatCCAATTTCAAACTCTTTTTGACATCATCACTCAAACGGTTGCAAGTATCAGAGTTTGGTTTTGCATTATCGAATATGGTGAAACTTTTTCTTGTTGGTGGGTTAATCGGAGTTAAAATTATCAATCTCAAAAATTATGTTTCATTCAACTTTATTTAATAAACGAGTTAAATTGAACTAGTTTATCGATTCTTTTTTGTTGAGTTGTGAACTTACCAATTCTTTTAAATATATCGAAATTTGACATCATTTCAcgaaaaattatttaattatgtactTACCTTTAAAAATTTTAACTATAAAAGATTTTAGTCCTACCAATCATGgcaaacaattttaaaaataagctCACGGTAAAGATTTTAAAATGTCCGAAACCCAAAATTCGATCCGATCAGATCCGGAAAAATTCTGATCCGGAAAAAAACTCGGCCCCACAAGCGTTAAACGAGTCATTTTTAATTCTTGAAAATTCGGTCATGCTCGAACCCGAAAAATTCAGATAAAAATTTCAGAGTTAGAAAAACCCAGATTTTAAAAAATCAGAATAAAAGCTTTCGGCCTAGATTAAATTCTAGGCTTTTTAAAAAATCCTGACAAGATCTGATTTTTTCTATATTAAATTCATTCTTAATAACAATTGTTAGAGTTGAaagttaataattatttttataagatatATATGTTTGTACGAGTTTTTCTTGGAAAttgttaaataaaaaaaaataaaagaatatctTTTTTTTCCTGATATTTAGCCTATTTCTTTCTACTCTTCGAAATATAATTTGTAGTGTCCAAAATACAATCTCTTacaatttaaaatatttattattttccGATATGTAAGCCACTAACATATATCAATAAAGTAGTGGATGAAAGTTTAAAAAGTGAGTAAAGCAGGgagaccgattaatattatatgtataaagtcGCTATAGTGAGAGAAGTAGTGTATGTGGTTACCTTTCATactataaattttttattatttttgaatttttttgaaatataaaCAATTGTAAATGACATCCAACAAAAGAATGTTTAAACAAATGAgagggatatatatatatatatatatatatatatatatatatatataatggaaGAAATATGTTTCAGGTCACGCGTGGGCTCATATTTTGAGAAAACTGGCCTATACAGGTTCAATTTTCAAAAATACTCGTTTCAATAACTTTCGAAAGAAATTAATAGAATTTTTTGTGCATTTCTGTGCAATGAAATATTTAATATCTGTTTAATATTCCTATTCTCATTTTTGAATAATATTCATATgtattttaaaaaatagaataCAAATATCAATGTCTAGTAATATCTCAATACAAAATTGAACATatatgataatatatatatatatgtataaaatttaaaatcatgGTATTTAGTTTAAttgtttaaaatatttttgttatgaaaaaattatattaatatgTTTTAATTGTTTTTCTATTTCAAGGactatttatataaatttaaatttaagataAAAAATTTATACTTCAAAAAATACGTTGAAGTGAATTTTTCGGAAGAGGAGTGCAtaagtaaattaattatttaatttaatttcaaaaaatttgaaatactAATATCTGCTCTTTATTCAAAAAATATAAgtaaatttaataataaatataaatatttatttagaaAACGAATTATAATATTATCTAAAAATATTAATGATATCTAGATTCGGATTCCAATATTTTCTTTTATGTTAGGTTAAGAAAGAATTTTTTGATCTAACACAACAATGTAAGCTTCAAAagggttaattattttaaattttgatataTATTCCAAAATATGGTTTGAATAACACAATCTAtatgaaataatttttttcataacTTTTAGTATCTTAAAAACTAAATATAACTTCCAGTATCTTATAGATCAAATAGAAGTAATATTCAAAAGACCACTCAGTTTATAGCAAAATGCTTCCGTAAAACATTAAAACAATTGTCTGAATCACAACTAAGAAATAAAAAGAATAACTAACAATCCTATTCATATCCTAACATGTAACTCCTATTCTGtcatctgtgtttatatatttcTATGCGGGCACTTGCATGAAGCCAGCCACACCAAAACCACGATTCAATCGAAACTGTTGGGACTTGAGTAATGCATCAGAGGTCCATATTAAATGACTTGATCTCTTGAAATGATCAATCAAGCCTTCTCCTTTTCGGATCTTGATTAGCAGCGTTTGATGAACTAGGATCTGAAACAACTGTTCTCCCGTAGATTCTATAGCTCAAGAATGCTGCATCCAACACCCCAACAGGACTCCCGGACCCTGCTCGAGCTGCTACTGATACAGTACCATCAGGTAGATCAGTACTCGCTGCTATCTCTGTCAAATCTTCAATCATTTGAACACACTTCAGCAGCCTATCCTGCAAAGTCCAACAAATCATATGTTTAAGAAAAATACAAGAAGGTTTGTCCTGTCTTTTATTACAGTGGACACCGCAATTGTTTACCTTCTCAAAATGCATGACACCAGATATTGCCTTGTCAATCTCTGATTCCTGTGTTTCTCTCGTAACACAGATTGCAACAGCAGCTGAGATTTCCGAAGGGCCTAAATTCTAGGAAATCAACACCTGCATTTTATTCCACCAAAATCTGTATCAAACACTTGGAACATCATAGTACCAAAATCAGTTAAGAaactttattttaatattttaactgTGAGACCTTTCATTGTGTTCACTATGAACTGGCATGATTTATAGATCAATGATCCATACATCAGAGACTCTGATGGAATCATATCTTCACTTTTGAGCTTTCTAATGAAGAAATCTATATACGAAAACGGAGTACAAGCATACATCCTCCATTTCAAGCTGGCCAACACATTAAGCTCCATCGATTTTAATGACTGATATTCAAAAATAAAGCTAGGATCTGCCACCTGAATTAAAAAAAATGACATCTTCTTATAACTATCAAAGATTCGGACCAAGCTTTGATCATTAAATTAAAGCAGAGTATGTCACACAGGCCACAGCTAGCATAAACATCACATGCACACACGATACAGGCATGTCATAATCTTTAGAAGAATTTCGCTTGCCTGCAAATCAACAGTAGATGGCACTCCAACATCTTCCAATTTTGCTGCTAACAATAAGCAGGCCACAGCTACCAATTGAACACTCCAAAATTTTTCAACCTATGCAATGCATATAAAGAAGAGACAATTAGCAATTTAGCATGTTAATACACACAGAAAAACTAAATTACGCTAAAAGCATTGACTTTAATTAATTTCATAGACTTACTAGATGTTCATAAACAGAAAGATAGCGATTCAAGTAATTAATCGCTAAGCAAATAGTCGGCGCTCCAGAACAAAAATGCCCATGAGCCTATtaataaaaaacacaaaaacccgaATCAGAAATTCCACATTGGCATCACTTCTAATTAGGCATCATTCACAAGGGCATAAGCAAAAAATGCAATAAAGATTATAAATTCATGTAATGCATTTATCAAACAACAATGGTGACTAAAGGGGTATAAAATCCACCACTTTTTTCTCTCAAACacaaaaaatttaacaaaaatcgAAGAATGTCCTTTACTCAATTTAAAAAAACAACAAAACTCAAGAAAGACACAAAGACAACCTTATACATCCAATCAACAGCTTCTTCTAATATCACATAATTCAAGTTCCTCATTAGCCAATCTTTCTAAATAATCACTAGCTGGGAGAAAATCTTTTTCTTTGTCAAACAAAGAACACACAACTTGATCACTCTGCATTGGAATAAGACCAATTAACGGCTCTGATCCATTGTCCACGAGATTATTAGAATCTATAAGATGGTTAAGATCATCAATGGCCTCAAGGTCATCAAAATGCAGACTATCAGTACAAAGCAGGTTTTCAAGACTAAAAGGGTCTGAGGCTGCCATTAAAACAAACAACAAAGGAGatttttaaaacaattaaaataaAGAATGAATGATTAAAGAGCTGATGATACAGAAAGAAATTAAATGAGCTCCTAGAGATAGAGAAGTGAGCTGGGGTATATATAGGTATTGTGGTAGGGTGAGGGTCCAAGTGAGACCTGTGTACTAGTGCATTTTGATAAAAAACGGCTGAAAAGAAAAATATCTGTGATACTATTTTTTTTTGTTATAAATATATGAGATATTACTTTAATCCTATAAATATATTCTTTTGATACATATattttaattttctaaaaaaagattgaatatgttttattttttgaagaaaaataaaACAACATATATTTAATCTTTTTTATTAAAAAGGAAGAAAATTAAGTCAAGTTTAATTTATACCAATAATAATAACATATACTGATGATTGTGTATAATTTTTTCCTAAAGAAATATTTCGGTTAATTTTCATAGTTTATCAGTAAAAAGATTTTCGAAAAAGGTATATAATTTGACTTTCACTACGAGCAAATTCAACGATGAATTTAATTACATTTTCATATAATTATGACAAACACTTTTTAGATCGAACCTACTTTTTTGTCATTTACTTAACAATTAATGAAAAAACAACGTATCTCGTAttcatatttttttttgaaatattcatatttGCTTTTTGAagtttaatattttttttttaatttttgatctCTCACTTTAAGATTTGGCCCATGCGGATCTAGGGTATAAATATCGATAATTCAACACTCTTGTATAAATAAAATTAAACCAATTATTCGTTAGTTTGAAATTTTCGCGtgcaaaatattaaaataatttaccTAATATCGCATTCCAACAATAAATGTAATTTTAAATACTAAATATAGTAATTCGTGCTAAAAATGTAAAGAATTCAAAAGATATGTTTAATTCAACTGAGAAAAAGTGTGACCGAGAAAAAATTCGGCTCAACTTGTAGTAACATAGACACGAcgtatttattaataaaatcctAATCACATAAATGAAACCATAAAAGCTCGAATTTAACCTTGATTTAAAAAAATCAGAATCTTAGTCAGCGATGTCCATCTACTTcaaattttatttgtttttcttaaaaaaaatacTTTCAAAACTCGGAAAATCATAAGTTATGAATAAAGTCTGTAAAATTTGAATAAAGTCTTATATAGAACTTAAAAgttttaatatattataaaaaattagaaatatgttttttattttttacaatagttttaaaaattaattttataattgtGAAGAAAGTATGCCAAGACTGTTATAAACATTActctttaattttaaatttaaacaatatttttaaaaaactgATCAAAATATGTCATACATCTATTAGTGGTGGTAATTTTCCAACAAAATAGTTAAATTAACAAAATCACTTATTATTGTTAGAAAAGGTTATTGAGTCACAATGGTAGACCAAATATTAAACAGATTATACTAACTTAACATTTATACGAGAAAGAAAAATAATGCCAAAGTCGGagattataaattaataaaaagataaaatattttttaaatgttCAAAAAATCAATATGTTCGAGATCTCGACCTTATATCTTAAGAAGTATAAAGCTAAAACTCTTATTCATGTGGTCAATATCATAAACATTCTTCATCGAATGATAAAAGTAATAATAACGAAAGAATCGATGATAACAAATAAAAATTAGGATTATTTATGAATAAAAGTCGTGGCGTGAAATTAATCACTGCGCTAAAGTTGAATTTGCCCCACTATGTACACACGAACTCATGACAATCAACCTACAGCGTTACACGACATCCGCCCATTGGTGTAGTACAGGGAGACAGATAGACAACACCTTTTGATCATTACCCAAAGTATGTGTATATAGTATGAGAATACAATTTTTGTTTGTCTATCAAAAAAGAGAGGTATCGATCTCCTTTTATAGGAATGCAAATTTATAACTCCAAGATAGTAAGAAGGTCATAGGTCACAAATAATGATGAGGGGGAGATGAAATCTAGAAGGTCTTAAAGAGAAATGTCTAAAAAACAAAAGGTCATACAAGTGAAAAGTCTTAAATAAAAAGACTCACATTTAAAAAGATTAGTTTTCTTTCGAAGCAAACAAATATTGAAATAAATGATAATAATAATTCTAACAATCCCTCACATGATGCAAAAAAAAATGTAGCTTGTGTAATAGGAGAAGTTTTATGGACAACGGATAATCAGTTTTGTAAGTATTAATGTCTTGTGGACTTGAATTGATACCCCGTGCAAACATATATGTCATACAACCATATTAGGTGAAAATAAAAATTCTTGAACCTTTCTTGGCAGTAAGTGAAGATATATATGCGCACTAAAACCTTTCTCATATCAAAAGGTGTTCTTGCATGACATTAACCTTGATAATGCCTTTAACAATTTGTGTTATAAGATGCCCTACATTTTTATGTGGATATTTATGAATGCTCCAGAGTCCTTAGCCTACACGATCTCATAGGGAGTTGGCGTAGCTCACATATTCATATAGGTAAGTTCATCAAGTTTGTATTGTCTTAAACCACCTATTACAAGGCTATGAACTTATTAAGAGCATTAACTCAACCTAACACATATGACAACAAAAAAATACTACACTTTTTCATTAAATTGGAATGGTGGTAGTAAAACATGAGTTCTTTTATGATTTAGTTTGACCCATTGAAATTTCTAAGATGGGTATCCATCACAATTCACTCTATATAGGCTTTAAAACCATTCCAATTGTGCTAACTCTTAGCACCATCTAAAGTCATAATGAGCACTTTTGTGATTTAACACAATTTACTCCACGATAGGGTTTAAACGTGTTTTATGCCAACTCTGGCAACAATATTTGATAAAGACCTTTGTAAAGAGGATCTGCAATATTCCCCTTTAACTTTACATACTCGAGTGATATCACATTACTACTGATCAAATTTACACACTATGGCATGTCTTAGGTGTCTATATTCTCTTTCTAATAAACATAGACTATTATCAACCTCAATTCACATGGCCTAACTCTTTTCTTCAAGTATATTCTTAGTGCTTGCGAtcaattataaatataatttctctccaacaatatgcatgtAACTCGGTCATTCTGATTAACAAAGTTATTATATTGTAGATGCATCTACAAAgtgaaaaatataaatattaacgAACTATTCTTCTCATTCTCAAGTAGCAACTTACTTTACAGAAGGAAAAAACTTTCAAACTAATCGGAGAGTTATAAAACACGTAACCTCATTATGTGGTAGCTTTTTAATATCAAAGTATTCATCCTGATATATATCAACCATCAATTTTATGTCACATTAATTCATGAAAACACAATAAATTTGACatgataaaatttataaaaaaatgccTTTATATTTATTTAGTAAAATTTAGGTCACACACCACACATGAGATACTTGCTGCAATAATGACAAGTAGTACAAATTCATTTGATTTTTCTACATAATTAGAGTGATGAGAAACCAATCATGTATAATGTTCCTTACATTACTCCCTCAAGAATACACTAGTCTTTCAtgtatttattatttaaaaaaaattcatgtTCAAGCATCTCAATCGTCCATCTAACGCAAATGACTATTACATGAGACACGAAAATGATTGCTCAATTAACTAATATTGACATATTTTTCAACCCCCACAGTGAATTAACTGGGCATCAAAATTATAAACtctaaaaaaaataaattttgattaaaaatCTCATTCTCTTATTATCTTACCACAaaaaagatatatatatttttaacatttttattattatttacaAGATATATTACTCATGTAACTGTCTAGCAAATATATTCTCATTTAAAAATCAAATAAGCATGAAGTTTATGCAATACATCACAATATTGTGAACAAATACAAGACTAATATACTATTATATACATCATTAACAGTTTTTGTTCACTACTACTCCTTAAAAAATAGAGCCACAAAATTTTCAATACTACGCCTCAAATATTTAATCAAGTATGTCTGAATATACCGAAAAATCACATATAACTTTACAATATATATTGCAAGTGTATCGTAAAAAGATGACATATAAATAAATAGAAGTCAAAAACTACACactcactactagaaaaagtagaatagacatcgcctcttagacatcggttgctccTAGAGTCGATGTAAAAGGTTTTTTAGTCATCGTTTTTAATCAACCGATGTCTTTTGTTAATATAGACATCAACTTTTTAGCCCAACCGATGTTGTAAGTCTGTTTTAAAAAATGATTCAGCGCGCCTCTTCTATTTCCCCCTTAGCCAAATATTTCATTCCCTCTTAAAAATTCCCCCAATTTTTACTTCAAATTTTTTAAGTATCCAAATCTCCCCATCCCTTATCTAAAAacataaaacaaaaataaaaaacactcatcatcctctctctctctctctctctctctctctctctttctcttctctctctactcTCTTGTCCGATGAACTCAGCTCTCTTCACTCAATTCTATTGACCGGAGAACTCGACTCTCTCCTTTCTCTCTCGATCTAATACCTCCCTCCCAAAACCAATTCTCCCCAACACCGCTCTCTTTTCTTCG
This window of the Apium graveolens cultivar Ventura unplaced genomic scaffold, ASM990537v1 ctg8071, whole genome shotgun sequence genome carries:
- the LOC141704635 gene encoding cyclin-D2-1-like, whose amino-acid sequence is MAASDPFSLENLLCTDSLHFDDLEAIDDLNHLIDSNNLVDNGSEPLIGLIPMQSDQAHGHFCSGAPTICLAINYLNRYLSVYEHLVEKFWSVQLVAVACLLLAAKLEDVGVPSTVDLQVADPSFIFEYQSLKSMELNVLASLKWRMYACTPFSYIDFFIRKLKSEDMIPSESLMYGSLIYKSCQFIVNTMKGLTNLGPSEISAAVAICVTRETQESEIDKAISGVMHFEKDRLLKCVQMIEDLTEIAASTDLPDGTVSVAARAGSGSPVGVLDAAFLSYRIYGRTVVSDPSSSNAANQDPKRRRLD